Proteins encoded together in one Aminipila butyrica window:
- the rpsU gene encoding 30S ribosomal protein S21, protein MAQVVVRENESLESALKRFKRSCARDGVMSELRKREHYEKPSVKRKKKSEAARKKAKKF, encoded by the coding sequence ATGGCACAAGTAGTTGTAAGAGAAAACGAAAGTTTGGAAAGCGCTCTTAAAAGATTTAAGCGTTCTTGCGCAAGAGACGGCGTAATGTCAGAATTGAGAAAAAGAGAACATTACGAAAAGCCTAGCGTAAAGAGAAAGAAGAAGTCTGAAGCTGCAAGAAAAAAGGCTAAGAAGTTCTAG
- a CDS encoding GatB/YqeY domain-containing protein, which translates to MTLKERLTSDFKDAMKARDEVRKNTVNFVRAAIKQYEVDNRKELDDEGVLAILTKQVKMRKDALADFEKAGRTDLLDSYNKEIEILLSYLPEQMTPEKIAEVVKATAEELGIEAAKQNMGKLMGAVMPKVKGLADGGAVKKAVEAYLS; encoded by the coding sequence TTGACCTTAAAAGAAAGATTGACAAGTGACTTCAAGGATGCGATGAAAGCAAGAGATGAAGTTCGAAAAAATACAGTGAATTTTGTTCGTGCCGCCATTAAACAGTACGAGGTGGACAATCGGAAGGAGCTGGACGATGAAGGTGTTTTGGCGATTTTAACAAAACAAGTAAAAATGAGAAAAGACGCCCTCGCTGATTTTGAGAAAGCTGGAAGAACAGATCTTTTAGATTCCTACAACAAAGAGATAGAGATTCTCTTGTCCTACCTACCGGAACAGATGACCCCGGAAAAAATCGCAGAAGTGGTGAAAGCCACGGCTGAAGAGTTGGGCATTGAAGCTGCAAAGCAGAACATGGGTAAGCTCATGGGTGCTGTTATGCCGAAAGTAAAAGGCTTAGCAGACGGCGGAGCGGTAAAAAAAGCGGTAGAGGCATATCTATCATAA
- a CDS encoding RrF2 family transcriptional regulator: MKVSTKGRYALRLMIDLAEHNTGEYISLKDISQRQNISTKYLEQIVSQLSKASYLISVRGPQGGYKLAKAAKEYTVGDILRVTEGKFAPTACLLDEENQCQMYEECATISFWEGLYEVINKYIDSYTLEDLVEQHRQKGTWDYMI, translated from the coding sequence ATGAAAGTATCAACAAAAGGAAGATATGCCTTGAGGCTGATGATCGATCTGGCGGAACACAATACCGGCGAATATATATCCCTTAAGGATATTTCTCAGAGACAAAATATATCTACAAAATATTTAGAGCAAATTGTGAGCCAGCTGTCCAAAGCCAGTTACTTAATCAGCGTCCGAGGTCCTCAAGGGGGCTATAAGTTGGCTAAGGCAGCCAAGGAATACACGGTAGGAGATATCCTGCGGGTGACGGAAGGAAAGTTTGCGCCTACCGCTTGTCTGCTGGACGAGGAGAACCAGTGTCAGATGTATGAGGAATGTGCTACTATCAGCTTTTGGGAAGGTCTGTATGAGGTGATTAATAAGTACATTGATTCTTATACGTTGGAAGACCTGGTGGAACAGCACCGTCAAAAAGGCACATGGGATTATATGATTTAA
- the cysK gene encoding cysteine synthase A: MSKIYSSLTELIGGTPLLALNNYGRNRELKAEILAKLEYFNPAGSVKDRVALNMIEDAEKKGLLKPGSVIIEPTSGNTGIGLAAVAAARGYKAILTMPETMSIERRNLLKAYGADIVLTEGTKGMKGAIAKAQELAAETEGSFLPAQFDNPANPAAHRAATGPEIWADTDGQVDIFVSAVGTGGTLTGAGEYLKSQNPRIQIVAVEPASSPVLSGGAAGAHKIQGIGAGFVPAVLNTKLYDEILQAENEKAFETARAVAREEGLLVGISSGAALWAAEELARRSENQGKRIVVLLPDTGERYLSTPNFIE, encoded by the coding sequence ATGTCAAAAATTTATAGCAGCCTTACGGAATTAATTGGCGGGACACCTCTTTTAGCCCTGAACAACTATGGGAGAAATCGGGAGCTAAAGGCGGAGATTTTAGCTAAATTGGAGTACTTCAATCCGGCGGGCAGCGTAAAGGATCGGGTAGCCTTGAACATGATTGAAGATGCGGAGAAAAAAGGTCTTTTAAAGCCAGGCAGCGTTATCATTGAGCCGACCAGCGGAAACACGGGTATCGGACTGGCGGCTGTCGCCGCTGCCAGAGGCTACAAGGCTATTTTGACCATGCCGGAAACCATGAGCATAGAGCGGCGAAACTTGCTGAAAGCGTATGGTGCAGATATCGTGCTGACGGAAGGCACGAAGGGGATGAAAGGGGCCATTGCTAAGGCCCAGGAGCTGGCGGCGGAAACGGAAGGCAGCTTTCTTCCCGCGCAGTTTGACAATCCCGCCAATCCGGCGGCCCACCGAGCAGCTACTGGACCGGAAATTTGGGCAGATACCGATGGACAAGTGGACATCTTCGTTTCGGCTGTAGGTACGGGCGGAACTCTTACTGGTGCAGGGGAATATTTAAAATCGCAGAATCCGCGAATTCAGATTGTTGCGGTGGAACCAGCTTCTTCGCCGGTGCTTTCCGGTGGCGCAGCGGGTGCTCACAAGATACAGGGTATTGGTGCAGGTTTTGTACCCGCCGTACTGAATACAAAGCTTTACGATGAAATTCTCCAGGCAGAAAATGAGAAGGCTTTTGAAACCGCCAGGGCGGTAGCCAGAGAGGAAGGCCTTCTGGTAGGCATCTCCTCGGGAGCAGCCTTGTGGGCGGCAGAGGAGCTGGCACGGCGTTCTGAAAACCAAGGTAAGCGGATTGTGGTTCTCCTGCCGGATACTGGGGAGCGCTATCTATCCACGCCAAACTTTATTGAATAA
- a CDS encoding YabP/YqfC family sporulation protein — MDIKHELLYDFNLHMPRVLVSGRTGIIDNVKKIVFVSENSIVIDNGKRFTALNGHELTITQIEDERVLVAGEIKSIEFYGTLAADTD; from the coding sequence ATGGATATAAAACATGAGCTGCTCTACGATTTTAACCTGCACATGCCCAGAGTTCTGGTCAGCGGCAGGACGGGAATTATCGACAATGTGAAAAAGATTGTCTTTGTATCGGAAAATAGCATTGTTATTGACAATGGCAAGCGCTTTACGGCTTTGAATGGCCACGAGCTGACGATAACACAAATTGAGGATGAAAGGGTGTTGGTGGCAGGTGAAATCAAATCAATCGAGTTTTATGGAACATTGGCTGCTGATACGGATTGA